A window of Desulfobulbus oralis genomic DNA:
CCTGTCTTCCAGATTGCCGGATTGCCGTTGACCCTGCCAGCGCATGGGAACCTCCTGATATGCGAATGGGGAGCAGGTTCTGCCTGCAAACATCTGCCCAGGGTACTGTCCGTTTTTGCAAAAGGCAAGAGCAAGCCCTTGATTTCCTGAAAGGATCGCGCCCGGTCCGGATGCTTGACAGTCTTGACCGCTGCGGTACACTGCAGTGCCTGACCGATAAAAAAAAACGGCAAAGAGGCGAGCGGCATGCGCACACAGGGAGCGTATCTGGATGGGCGGCAACAGCAGGCACTGCTGGCCTGGGCCAGGCAGGCGATTGCCCGGGCCGTGCACGCGGGAGATGGGGCAGCGGGCGGCTCTTTGCCGGATGAGCCGGTGTTTCGGGAAAAGCGGGCGGCTTTTGTCACCCTGACCAGAAATGGCCGCCTGCGGGGCTGCATCGGCACGCTGCTTGCCGTGGAAAGTCTTGGGGACAGCGTGCGGCATAACGCCTTGAATGCGGCCCTCCGCGATCCGCGCTTTGCCCCGCTTGCGGCGGCGGAGCTGCCGGAAATACGGATCGAGATTTCCGTACTGGATGCACCTGCGCCCCTGGTCTATCGGGACAGTGAGGATCTGCTGAGCCAACTGCAGGCGGAGCGGCCCGGCCTCATTCTGGAGGCGGACGGCCATCGCGCCACCTTTCTGCCCCAGGTCTGGGCGCAACTGCCAGAGGCCCGGGATTTTCTCTCGGCCCTCTGCCGCAAGGCCGGCCTGCCCATGGATGCGTGGCAGGACTCGGGTCTTTGCTATCGGCGTTACGCCGTGCAGTGTTTTCGGGAGAAACAATGAGCGAGTTGCTGTTGCCGCCCGAGCTGGAGCGGGAGATGGCTGCCGTGTACGCGGAACTGGCCCGGGCCTACGAAGTCGTGGCCAGTGCCCTGGGTCTGAGCTGCAGCGGCTGTCCGGACAACTGCTGCGATTCCTGGTTCTTTCACTACACCTACTGTGAATGGGCCTATCTGTGGCAGGGCCTGAAACAGCTTGACGGAGCGACCCTTGCCGCCATCCACGCGCGGGCCGAAGCCTACCTGGGCGCTGCCCACAAGGCAGAGGCCGCCGGGCAGAGGCCGCGGCTGCTGTGTCCCCTGAACGAGGGGGGGCTGTGCCGGCTCTACCGGCACCGGCTTCTCATCTGCCGGAGCCACGGCGTGCCGGCCACGCTCGCCGGCCCGGACGGCCGGATGCGGCGCTTTCCCGGCTGCTTTCGCTGTCAGGAGCTGGTGGCAGGCAGTTTCGGCGAGCCGGCGCAGGCCCCGGCCATGGAGCGCACCGTGCTGTTCCGGCGTCTGGCCCTGGTGGAACAGCGCCTTTTGGGGCCGGACCGGCGCAGCTATCCGAGGCTGCGGCTCACCATTGCCGACATGATCGTGCAGGGGCCGCCGCAGCGGCAGTGAAAACCAGGGCGGCACCCGGGTCACAGAACAGGACAGAGGCCATGAACGAACTTTTGCAAAAAACAGGGGCAGTCCTGTTTTCCGGCGGTCAGATCGACCGCGACACCGCGCTGGCGCTGGCCGGAGCGGGAGAGGCGCTGTACCGGCTGGCCGATGAGGTGCGCCGCCACTTCATGGGCAACCGCTTTGACCTTTGCGCCATCATCAATGCCAAAAGTGGCGGCTGCACGGAAGATTGCCGTTTCTGCGCCCAGTCGGCGCGACACCATACCGGTGCGGCCCAGTACGCCATCGTTGACAGGAACGAGGCCTTGGACATGGCCAAGGCAAGCGACCGCCACGGTGTGGAGCGACTGGGCCTGGTCACGAGCGGCCGCAGTCTGAGCGCCAGGACCGTGGAGCAGCTCTCCGGCCTGCTCAAGGCGCTGCGCGCGGAAACCGGCCTGTATTTCTGCAGCTCTGTCGGTCTGATGGATGAGCGCATCGCAGGCGCCCTGGTCAGCTCGGGCGTGCGGCGTTGCCACTGCAATCTAGAGGCCTGTCGCAGCTATTTCCCCAGGGTCTGCAGCACCCACACCTGGGAGGAAAAGGTGGCGACCCTGCAACTCGCCCGCGCCCACGGTATGACGCTCTGCTCCGGCGGCATCATCGGCATGGGCGAGAGCCTGGCGGAGCGGGTGGATCTGGCGCTGGAACTGCGGGCGCTGGGCGTCAAATCCATTCCGGTGAACGTGCTGACCCCGATACCCGGCACTCCCCTGGGCGATGTGACGCCGCTGACCCTGGATGAGGTGCTGACCGCCATTGCCCTGTTCAGACTCATCAACCCGGATGCCGTGGTGCGTATGTGCGGCGGTCGTCAGCAACTGGGCAAGGCCCAGTACCGCTGCTTCAGTGCCGGCGCCAATGGGGCGATTGTGGGCAACTACCTCACCACGAACGGCAACGAGCTGGCAGAGGATCTGGCGCAGATTCGTGCCCTGGGCTTCAGCTTCGCCAGGGAGGCGGCCCATGCTTGACGAAAACGCGCTGGCCTTCGATCGCGAGCATCTCTGGCATCCTTACACCTCCATGACCAGGCCCCTGCCGGTTTATCCGGTGGCCAGGGCCCAGGGCGTGCGGCTCTTTCTGGCCGACGGGCGCGATCTGATCGACGGCATGTCGTCCTGGTGGTGCGCCATTCACGGGTACAACCATCCGGCCCTGAAC
This region includes:
- the bioB gene encoding biotin synthase BioB, which gives rise to MNELLQKTGAVLFSGGQIDRDTALALAGAGEALYRLADEVRRHFMGNRFDLCAIINAKSGGCTEDCRFCAQSARHHTGAAQYAIVDRNEALDMAKASDRHGVERLGLVTSGRSLSARTVEQLSGLLKALRAETGLYFCSSVGLMDERIAGALVSSGVRRCHCNLEACRSYFPRVCSTHTWEEKVATLQLARAHGMTLCSGGIIGMGESLAERVDLALELRALGVKSIPVNVLTPIPGTPLGDVTPLTLDEVLTAIALFRLINPDAVVRMCGGRQQLGKAQYRCFSAGANGAIVGNYLTTNGNELAEDLAQIRALGFSFAREAAHA
- the amrA gene encoding AmmeMemoRadiSam system protein A gives rise to the protein MRTQGAYLDGRQQQALLAWARQAIARAVHAGDGAAGGSLPDEPVFREKRAAFVTLTRNGRLRGCIGTLLAVESLGDSVRHNALNAALRDPRFAPLAAAELPEIRIEISVLDAPAPLVYRDSEDLLSQLQAERPGLILEADGHRATFLPQVWAQLPEARDFLSALCRKAGLPMDAWQDSGLCYRRYAVQCFREKQ